From Variovorax sp. PMC12, the proteins below share one genomic window:
- a CDS encoding DUF2169 family type VI secretion system accessory protein gives MKTVKPLRLSVITRPFLRQAEQRLAVTTLCMVSMNGQPVLTPEPDFWKTLSEELGPATAIDLGIPKVRAEILATGYAYTAHQEEKTLCAARLQVGNLEKDLAVFGDRFWIGARPSPPQPFQAMRIDWTRAYGGPHFADNPLGRGHGMETVNGHEVQRLPNIEDPAHRLHHPGDRPEPAGFGPLDIAWPRRLRLIGKQYDGHWRENLFPGFAEDMDWQLFNAAPADQRFEDAAEIAPGTPFAVWNMHPGTPFQQGRLPNWRALAVIARHRLPGQIEEVPQRLTTAWFFPHLERVVLVFHGETRIDEDDASDISHVMPALETVGQPRGLAHYATVLHQRCDPEKGALYMFRDDDLVPDEAIGPWLDQPGTGDSALVRNMRERGAQAREDLKQKAMAAGHKARHFNERRLPEPFTRMPTLRELPDFVDQADRHARAQREQGAVERERLQREADANAKESMKVGFDTGKLVREHDTTRPKGPPQVDSAGLLRGFEGIPAATGTAPLPAQQVESMRKLAQDAERGLLALYRGSAQHQSPVDELSAERQAALREKVLSILRGSRDFTGMDLTGADLSDMDLQGACFRRALLEGADLRRARCEGADFSEAVLVRARLSTGDFKRAVFRDTNLAGIHCEQAGFSRALFEGTTFEKLKFVRCDFSSARMHHLHVIESQLLHCNFDAVDAASIGFLSDAAIEDCSFRGARLMKAGFLGCRVAGLDFTGAELEACAWTHMNCDDRMVFARALLRTTCFAGNSSLRGADFEEATLVQCSLREIPMEGVRFVRATLDTCDLSSCNLTAADLSAAQTPECLFIRSNLSRASLRAANLMNANFNKARLLSADLREASLFRADMSQIVIDDVTETRGAYIVHTKTVPAARAAAVE, from the coding sequence ATGAAAACCGTCAAGCCGCTGCGGCTGAGCGTGATCACGCGTCCATTTTTGCGCCAGGCCGAGCAGCGCCTGGCCGTCACCACGCTGTGCATGGTCTCCATGAACGGCCAGCCGGTGCTCACGCCCGAGCCCGATTTCTGGAAGACGCTGTCCGAAGAGCTGGGGCCGGCCACGGCCATCGACCTCGGCATTCCCAAGGTTCGCGCCGAGATCCTCGCGACCGGCTACGCCTACACCGCGCACCAGGAAGAGAAGACGCTCTGCGCCGCGCGGCTGCAGGTCGGCAATCTTGAAAAAGACCTTGCGGTGTTCGGCGACCGCTTCTGGATCGGCGCACGCCCCTCCCCGCCCCAGCCCTTCCAGGCCATGCGCATCGACTGGACGCGCGCCTACGGCGGCCCCCATTTCGCGGACAACCCGCTGGGCCGGGGCCATGGCATGGAGACCGTCAACGGCCATGAAGTGCAGCGCCTGCCGAACATCGAAGACCCGGCGCACCGCCTGCACCATCCCGGCGACCGGCCGGAGCCGGCGGGCTTCGGGCCGCTCGACATCGCATGGCCGCGTCGCCTGAGGCTCATCGGCAAGCAGTACGACGGTCATTGGCGCGAGAACCTGTTCCCGGGTTTCGCCGAGGACATGGACTGGCAGCTCTTCAACGCCGCGCCTGCCGACCAGCGCTTCGAGGACGCGGCCGAGATCGCACCGGGCACGCCCTTCGCGGTCTGGAACATGCACCCCGGAACGCCGTTCCAGCAAGGCCGGCTGCCGAACTGGCGCGCCCTGGCCGTCATCGCACGGCACCGCCTGCCCGGCCAGATAGAAGAAGTGCCGCAGCGCCTGACGACCGCATGGTTCTTTCCGCATCTGGAGCGCGTGGTGCTGGTATTTCATGGCGAAACGCGCATCGACGAAGACGACGCATCCGACATCTCGCACGTGATGCCGGCACTGGAAACCGTCGGCCAGCCGCGCGGCCTGGCCCACTACGCCACCGTGCTGCACCAGCGCTGCGATCCGGAAAAGGGCGCGCTCTACATGTTCCGCGACGACGACCTCGTGCCCGACGAAGCCATCGGCCCCTGGCTCGACCAGCCCGGCACCGGCGACTCGGCACTGGTGCGGAACATGCGCGAGCGCGGCGCGCAGGCCCGCGAAGACCTGAAGCAGAAGGCGATGGCCGCCGGCCACAAGGCGCGGCACTTCAACGAACGCCGCCTGCCCGAGCCCTTCACGCGCATGCCCACGCTGCGCGAGCTCCCGGACTTCGTCGACCAGGCCGACCGCCATGCGCGCGCCCAGCGCGAACAGGGCGCCGTCGAGCGCGAACGCCTGCAGCGCGAGGCCGATGCCAACGCCAAGGAATCGATGAAGGTCGGCTTCGACACCGGCAAGCTGGTGCGCGAGCACGACACCACGCGCCCCAAGGGCCCGCCGCAGGTCGACAGCGCCGGACTGCTGCGCGGCTTCGAAGGCATTCCCGCCGCGACCGGCACCGCACCGCTGCCCGCGCAGCAGGTCGAGTCGATGCGCAAGCTGGCGCAGGACGCCGAGCGCGGCCTGCTCGCGCTGTACCGCGGCTCGGCGCAGCACCAGTCGCCGGTCGATGAACTGAGCGCCGAACGGCAGGCCGCGCTGCGCGAAAAGGTCTTGTCGATCCTCCGGGGCAGCCGCGATTTCACCGGCATGGACCTGACGGGCGCCGACCTTTCGGACATGGACCTTCAAGGCGCTTGCTTTCGCCGCGCGCTGCTCGAAGGCGCCGACCTGCGCCGCGCCCGCTGCGAAGGCGCGGACTTCAGCGAAGCCGTGCTGGTGCGCGCACGCCTCTCGACCGGCGATTTCAAGCGCGCCGTGTTCCGCGACACCAACCTCGCCGGCATTCATTGCGAGCAGGCCGGCTTCTCGCGGGCCCTCTTCGAAGGCACGACCTTCGAGAAGCTGAAGTTCGTGCGCTGCGACTTCTCGTCGGCCCGCATGCATCACCTGCACGTCATCGAATCGCAGTTGCTGCATTGCAACTTCGACGCGGTCGATGCGGCCAGCATCGGCTTTCTTTCCGACGCGGCCATCGAAGACTGCAGCTTCCGCGGCGCGCGACTCATGAAGGCGGGCTTCCTGGGCTGCCGCGTTGCCGGGCTCGACTTCACCGGCGCCGAGCTCGAAGCCTGCGCCTGGACCCACATGAACTGCGACGACCGCATGGTCTTCGCGCGCGCCCTGCTGCGCACCACCTGCTTCGCGGGCAACAGCAGCCTGCGCGGTGCCGACTTCGAAGAAGCCACGCTCGTGCAATGCAGCCTGCGCGAAATTCCGATGGAGGGCGTGCGCTTCGTGCGTGCGACCCTCGACACCTGCGACCTTTCCTCGTGCAACCTCACCGCCGCCGACCTGAGCGCGGCGCAGACGCCCGAGTGCCTTTTCATCCGCAGCAACCTGAGCCGGGCTTCGCTGCGCGCCGCCAACCTCATGAACGCCAACTTCAACAAGGCCCGGCTGCTGTCGGCCGACCTGCGCGAAGCCAGCCTCTTTCGCGCCGACATGTCGCAGATCGTGATCGACGACGTCACCGAGACGCGCGGCGCCTACATCGTGCACACCAAGACCGTGCCGGCCGCCCGGGCCGCCGCCGTCGAATGA
- the ygfZ gene encoding CAF17-like 4Fe-4S cluster assembly/insertion protein YgfZ, translating into MTTVVLNGVTALSPAGHLGVIRAEGPDAASFLHGQLTQDFSLLGSGDARLAALCTAKGRVIASFIGIKPQPELILLVCSRDILAATLKRLSMFVLRAKVKLTDATDQFALYGLAGTALADNGLDAALPPGKRIAVGDDVSVVSLYPADGVPRALWIAPAGRPAPVGPALDDSLWQWSEVRSGIVTLTTPVIDAFVPQMINYESVGGVNFKKGCYPGQEVVARSQFRGTLKRRTYLVQADAPVSVGQEVFAANDAEQPVGTVAQAAPAPGGGWAALVSMQIAALEAGGLRAGAADGPALKVEPLPYPLLEDI; encoded by the coding sequence ATGACCACTGTCGTTCTCAATGGCGTGACCGCCCTTTCCCCCGCCGGCCACCTCGGTGTGATCCGCGCCGAGGGCCCCGACGCCGCCAGCTTCCTGCACGGCCAGCTGACACAGGACTTCTCGCTGCTCGGCTCCGGCGACGCCCGGCTGGCCGCCCTGTGCACCGCCAAGGGCCGTGTGATCGCAAGTTTCATCGGCATCAAGCCGCAACCGGAGCTGATCCTGCTGGTGTGCAGCCGCGACATCCTCGCCGCCACCCTCAAGCGCCTGTCGATGTTCGTGCTGCGCGCCAAGGTGAAGCTGACCGACGCCACCGACCAGTTCGCACTCTACGGCCTGGCCGGCACCGCGCTGGCGGACAATGGCCTCGACGCCGCGCTGCCCCCCGGCAAGCGCATTGCCGTGGGCGACGATGTGAGCGTCGTCTCGCTCTACCCGGCCGATGGCGTACCGCGCGCGCTGTGGATCGCCCCGGCCGGCCGTCCCGCCCCGGTGGGCCCGGCGCTCGATGACAGCCTGTGGCAGTGGAGCGAGGTGCGCAGCGGCATCGTGACCCTGACCACCCCGGTCATCGACGCCTTCGTGCCGCAGATGATCAATTACGAGTCGGTCGGCGGCGTCAACTTCAAGAAGGGCTGCTACCCCGGCCAGGAAGTGGTGGCGCGCAGCCAGTTCCGCGGCACGCTCAAGCGGCGCACCTACCTCGTGCAGGCAGATGCGCCGGTGAGCGTCGGCCAGGAAGTGTTCGCGGCCAACGACGCCGAGCAGCCCGTGGGCACCGTGGCGCAGGCCGCGCCCGCGCCGGGCGGCGGCTGGGCGGCGCTGGTGTCGATGCAGATCGCCGCGCTGGAGGCCGGCGGCCTGCGTGCCGGCGCCGCCGACGGGCCCGCGCTCAAGGTCGAGCCACTGCCCTACCCCCTGCTCGAAGACATCTGA
- a CDS encoding YbgC/FadM family acyl-CoA thioesterase — translation MSETATRRESFRFFHRLRVRWAEVDMQKIVFNAHYLMYFDTAISDYWRALALPYEESMHSLAGDLYVRKATIDFRGSARMDDMLDVGMRCARIGNSSMVFEGGLFRQDQFLVGCELVYVFADPATQTSKPVPEKLRSLLTGYEAGEPMRTVETGDWATLGESAGALRRAVFVEEQNIPESLEWDEHDATVLHAVARNRLGQVIATGRLLHAEDGVSHIGRMAVHRNLRSGGHGAAVMQVLEDAARERGDRVVALNAQRSAERFYARLGYVAHGEVFEEVGIPHIEMRRALR, via the coding sequence ATGAGCGAGACAGCCACAAGACGCGAGAGTTTCCGTTTCTTCCACCGCCTGCGCGTGCGCTGGGCGGAAGTCGACATGCAGAAGATCGTGTTCAACGCGCACTACCTGATGTACTTCGACACCGCCATCTCCGACTACTGGCGTGCGCTGGCGCTGCCGTACGAAGAGTCCATGCACTCGCTGGCCGGCGACCTCTACGTGCGCAAGGCGACGATCGACTTCCGCGGCTCTGCGCGCATGGACGACATGCTCGACGTGGGCATGCGCTGCGCGCGCATCGGCAATTCGTCGATGGTGTTCGAGGGCGGGCTGTTCCGGCAGGACCAGTTCCTGGTCGGCTGCGAGCTGGTCTATGTGTTCGCGGATCCGGCCACGCAAACCTCCAAGCCGGTGCCCGAGAAGCTGCGCAGCCTGCTGACCGGCTACGAGGCAGGCGAGCCGATGCGCACCGTGGAAACCGGCGACTGGGCCACGCTGGGCGAATCGGCCGGAGCCCTGCGGCGCGCGGTGTTCGTCGAGGAACAGAACATTCCCGAATCGCTGGAATGGGACGAGCACGACGCGACGGTGCTTCACGCGGTGGCGCGCAACCGGCTGGGGCAGGTCATCGCCACGGGCCGGCTGCTGCACGCGGAAGACGGTGTCTCGCACATCGGCCGCATGGCGGTCCACCGCAACCTGCGCAGCGGCGGACACGGCGCGGCCGTGATGCAGGTGCTCGAAGATGCGGCCAGGGAACGCGGCGACCGCGTGGTGGCGCTGAATGCGCAACGCAGCGCCGAGCGCTTCTATGCGCGGCTCGGCTATGTGGCGCATGGCGAGGTCTTCGAGGAAGTCGGCATTCCGCACATCGAGATGCGCCGCGCGCTGCGCTGA
- a CDS encoding type VI secretion system Vgr family protein: protein MPRTVQVHTVLGAEQLKFRAMRGHEGLSQLFEFEVDMVGTSFNIELKQLLGTSLTLELADDGGPRFLNGTVVRFELVGRANETGRHYVYRALVQPWLWYLTRTTDSRIFQNKSVPEVLDEVLGKYGFEFEKRLTASYRPWENCVQYQESDFAFVSRLMEHEGIAYHFEHGNGTHLLVLCDDAGGYTPLPGHATIPYRPRDRVLNAMEPCIDQWRVSEQITSGRVMLDDFDFRKSRASLQSVQQDPKGHDHSTYEVYEWLGGYSEHEQGDAYARVRLQELQCSHELARGHTNVVGMAPGYLFQMTHCPREADNREYLVTETRYDLQEPEYSSGGSSESVCEFDFTVLPSSVAYRPARKTPRPRTNGPQTATVVGPEEIWTDRFGRVKLQFRWDRYGQSDENSSCWVRVSSSWAGANFGTMHMPRVGQEVIVDFIGGEPDRPIITGRVYNSDQMPPWELPANATASGILTRSSSGGAANQANMLRFEDRTGAEQIWLHAERNLDVEVEADETHTTDGTRTTLIKGHESATYQDGETRDITAGARETITGGDTRSVTGGFTETVTGGVNQTISGGKTRMLSGGLQDTITGGVNSAITGGYHGTINGQEVRFVSAGRQDTIDTSNTVLVNGPSTTTVTGPTVHTSPDVTFNTTNHIHNTTQHVINTTVYNTTSNTYNNLAVSYTNNSVSYTNNYAKSSDWRLTRSGGAGFRFGAVGMSLDFWGVRQQFYGINSQYAVLKVDFLTYKIANKGIDITNQAMEVGRTAVRFYMDGMAAYAQAMHLVM, encoded by the coding sequence ATGCCGCGTACCGTCCAAGTCCACACCGTGCTCGGCGCCGAGCAGCTCAAGTTCCGCGCAATGCGCGGGCACGAGGGCCTCTCGCAGCTCTTCGAGTTCGAGGTGGACATGGTCGGCACCAGCTTCAACATCGAGCTCAAGCAGCTGCTGGGCACCTCGCTCACGCTGGAGCTGGCCGACGACGGCGGCCCGCGTTTTCTCAATGGCACCGTGGTGCGCTTCGAGCTGGTGGGCCGCGCCAACGAAACCGGCCGCCACTACGTCTACCGTGCGCTGGTGCAGCCGTGGCTCTGGTACCTCACGCGCACCACCGACAGCCGCATCTTCCAGAACAAGAGCGTGCCCGAGGTGCTCGACGAAGTGCTGGGCAAGTACGGCTTCGAGTTCGAGAAGCGCCTCACGGCCAGCTACCGCCCGTGGGAAAACTGCGTGCAGTACCAGGAGAGCGACTTCGCGTTCGTGAGCCGGCTCATGGAGCACGAAGGCATCGCCTACCACTTCGAGCACGGCAACGGCACCCACCTGCTGGTGCTGTGCGACGACGCCGGCGGCTACACGCCCCTGCCCGGCCACGCCACCATTCCCTACCGCCCGCGCGACCGCGTGCTCAACGCGATGGAGCCCTGCATCGACCAGTGGCGCGTGTCCGAGCAGATCACCTCGGGCCGCGTGATGCTCGACGACTTCGACTTCAGGAAATCTCGCGCCTCGCTGCAGAGCGTGCAGCAGGACCCGAAGGGCCACGACCATTCGACCTACGAGGTGTACGAATGGCTCGGCGGCTACAGCGAACACGAGCAAGGCGACGCCTACGCCAGGGTCCGCCTGCAGGAACTCCAGTGCTCGCACGAACTGGCGAGGGGCCACACCAATGTCGTGGGCATGGCGCCCGGCTACCTGTTCCAGATGACGCACTGCCCGCGCGAGGCCGACAACCGCGAGTACCTCGTCACCGAGACCCGCTACGACCTGCAGGAGCCCGAGTACTCCAGCGGCGGCAGCAGCGAATCGGTGTGCGAATTCGACTTCACCGTGCTGCCTTCGAGCGTGGCCTACCGCCCCGCGCGCAAGACGCCGCGCCCGCGCACCAACGGCCCGCAGACCGCCACCGTGGTCGGCCCCGAAGAAATCTGGACCGACCGCTTCGGCCGCGTGAAGCTGCAATTCCGCTGGGACCGCTACGGCCAGTCCGACGAGAACAGCTCCTGCTGGGTGCGCGTGTCGAGCAGCTGGGCCGGCGCCAACTTCGGCACCATGCACATGCCGCGCGTGGGCCAGGAAGTCATCGTCGATTTCATCGGCGGCGAGCCCGACCGCCCCATCATCACAGGCCGCGTCTACAACAGCGACCAGATGCCGCCCTGGGAGCTGCCCGCCAACGCCACGGCCAGCGGCATCCTCACCCGCTCCAGCAGCGGCGGCGCGGCCAACCAGGCCAACATGCTGCGCTTCGAGGACCGCACGGGCGCAGAGCAGATCTGGCTGCACGCCGAGCGCAACCTCGACGTGGAAGTGGAGGCCGACGAGACCCACACCACCGACGGCACCCGCACCACGCTCATCAAGGGCCACGAGTCGGCCACCTACCAGGACGGCGAGACGCGTGACATCACCGCCGGGGCCAGGGAAACCATCACCGGCGGCGACACCCGCAGCGTGACCGGCGGCTTCACCGAGACCGTGACCGGCGGCGTGAACCAGACCATCTCGGGCGGCAAGACGCGCATGCTCAGCGGCGGCCTGCAGGACACCATCACGGGTGGCGTCAACTCCGCCATCACCGGCGGCTACCACGGCACCATCAACGGGCAGGAAGTGCGGTTCGTGAGCGCGGGCCGGCAGGACACCATCGACACATCGAACACGGTGCTGGTCAACGGCCCCTCGACCACCACCGTCACCGGCCCGACAGTGCACACCTCGCCGGACGTGACCTTCAACACCACCAACCACATCCACAACACGACGCAGCACGTCATCAACACCACCGTCTACAACACGACGTCGAACACGTACAACAACCTGGCGGTGAGCTACACCAACAACTCGGTCAGCTATACCAACAACTACGCCAAGAGCAGCGACTGGCGGCTGACGCGCTCCGGCGGCGCGGGTTTCCGCTTCGGCGCGGTGGGCATGTCGCTCGACTTCTGGGGCGTGCGCCAGCAGTTCTACGGCATCAACTCGCAGTACGCAGTGCTCAAGGTCGACTTCCTGACCTACAAGATCGCGAACAAGGGCATCGACATCACCAACCAGGCCATGGAAGTCGGCAGGACCGCGGTCCGCTTCTACATGGACGGCATGGCGGCCTATGCGCAGGCCATGCACCTCGTCATGTGA
- a CDS encoding alpha/beta hydrolase — protein sequence MTTIPPTTQAQKQQQQHPLTAKMASVVDRMARAGHPTLDQLTPDQAKASYEKGAGVLEVPKPEIARLEDFSIAARDGHAVPARLYAPSAEVLPVLLYFHGGGFTVGNIRTHDTLCRVLSLKSGCAVVSVDYRLAPAHKFPTASNDAWDAFEFIATQGASLGLDPSRMAVAGDSAGGTLAAVCAIMARDAGLPLALQLLIYPGTTAHQDTASHQRHAHGPLLTKAMIDFFFAQYVRTPADRDDWRFAPLLADDVDGVAPAWIGLAECDAVVDEGIAYADKLRAAGVPVDLEIYRGVIHEFIKMGRAIPEALKAQDDAARAIKEALQP from the coding sequence ATGACGACGATTCCCCCGACGACACAGGCGCAAAAGCAGCAACAGCAACACCCGCTCACCGCCAAGATGGCCAGCGTGGTCGACCGCATGGCGCGCGCCGGCCACCCCACGCTCGACCAGCTCACGCCAGACCAAGCCAAGGCCTCGTACGAAAAAGGCGCCGGCGTGCTCGAGGTGCCCAAGCCCGAAATCGCGCGCCTCGAAGACTTCAGCATCGCGGCGCGCGACGGCCATGCAGTGCCAGCCCGGCTGTATGCGCCGTCGGCCGAGGTGCTGCCGGTGCTGCTGTACTTTCATGGCGGCGGTTTCACCGTGGGCAACATCCGCACGCACGACACGCTGTGCCGCGTGCTGAGCCTGAAGAGCGGCTGCGCGGTGGTCTCGGTCGACTACCGGCTCGCACCCGCGCACAAGTTCCCGACCGCGTCGAACGACGCCTGGGACGCCTTCGAATTCATTGCCACGCAGGGCGCGAGCCTGGGCCTCGACCCGTCGCGCATGGCCGTGGCCGGCGACAGCGCTGGCGGCACGCTGGCCGCGGTGTGCGCCATCATGGCGCGCGACGCAGGCCTGCCGCTGGCGCTGCAGCTGCTGATCTACCCCGGCACCACGGCCCACCAGGACACCGCCTCGCACCAGCGCCACGCGCACGGCCCGCTGCTGACCAAGGCGATGATCGACTTCTTCTTCGCGCAGTACGTCCGCACGCCGGCCGACCGCGACGACTGGCGCTTCGCGCCGCTGCTGGCCGACGACGTCGACGGCGTCGCGCCCGCATGGATCGGGCTGGCTGAGTGCGACGCCGTGGTCGACGAAGGCATCGCCTATGCCGACAAGCTGCGCGCCGCCGGCGTGCCGGTAGACCTGGAAATCTACCGGGGCGTGATACACGAATTCATCAAGATGGGCCGCGCGATCCCGGAAGCGCTGAAGGCGCAGGACGACGCGGCCCGGGCCATCAAGGAAGCACTGCAACCATGA
- a CDS encoding DUF3592 domain-containing protein codes for MTPGMEWETLLWGFFGVVMAVVVLGGIGAVGYMRKENGRYTAEARRWAVLGQSGQPAEAVVRNVRMHPNNMTRGGSRGQTVCALVLDVAYTDATGTASTASIPTFVEDALVPQFLAPGRIVHLRYDPSDPASVAIDRTRTPLELPRAD; via the coding sequence GTGACGCCCGGCATGGAGTGGGAGACGCTTCTCTGGGGATTCTTTGGCGTGGTGATGGCCGTGGTGGTGCTCGGCGGCATCGGCGCCGTGGGCTACATGCGCAAGGAGAACGGCCGCTACACGGCCGAGGCCAGGCGCTGGGCGGTGCTCGGTCAGTCGGGTCAGCCCGCTGAAGCCGTGGTCCGCAATGTGCGCATGCACCCGAACAACATGACGCGCGGCGGCTCGCGCGGCCAGACGGTCTGCGCGCTGGTGCTCGACGTGGCGTACACGGACGCCACCGGCACGGCGAGCACGGCCTCGATTCCCACCTTCGTCGAAGACGCGCTGGTGCCGCAGTTCCTCGCGCCCGGGCGCATCGTTCACTTGCGCTATGACCCTAGCGACCCGGCCTCGGTGGCCATCGACCGCACCCGCACGCCGCTGGAGCTGCCGCGTGCCGACTGA
- a CDS encoding iron-containing alcohol dehydrogenase, translated as MALIQYLTQIQFEFGAIKLLSSECARIGINRPLIVTDAGVRAAGVLQKALDAISDLEVSVFDQTPSNPTEAAVRAAVELYRSGRCDGLIAVGGGSAIDCAKGVAIAATHEGPLKTYATIEGGSPRITERVVPLIAVPTTSGTGSEVARGAIVIVDDHRKLGFHSWFLMPKAAICDPELTLGLPPKLTAATGMDAIAHCMETFMSAAFNPPADGIGLDGLERAWGHIERATRDGSDREARLNLMSASMQGAMAFQKGLGCVHSLSHSLGGVDPRLHHGTLNALFLPAVIHFNAGADSVRKEQRLQRMAQAMHLDSAGDLGDAIRDMNARLGLPKGLAEVGVTPAMFEQIIDGAMADHCHKTNPRLATRDDYKAMLEASM; from the coding sequence ATGGCACTCATTCAATACCTCACCCAGATCCAGTTCGAATTCGGCGCGATCAAGCTGCTGTCCAGCGAATGCGCGCGCATCGGCATCAACCGCCCGCTGATCGTGACCGACGCCGGCGTGCGCGCCGCGGGCGTGCTGCAGAAGGCGCTGGACGCCATCTCGGACCTGGAAGTGTCGGTGTTCGACCAGACGCCTTCCAACCCGACCGAGGCCGCCGTGCGCGCCGCCGTCGAGCTGTACCGCAGCGGCCGCTGCGACGGCCTGATCGCAGTGGGCGGCGGCTCGGCCATCGACTGCGCCAAGGGCGTGGCCATCGCGGCCACGCACGAAGGCCCGCTCAAGACCTACGCGACCATCGAGGGCGGCTCGCCGCGCATCACCGAGCGCGTGGTGCCGCTCATTGCCGTGCCCACCACCAGCGGCACGGGCAGCGAGGTGGCGCGCGGCGCCATCGTCATCGTCGACGACCACCGCAAGCTCGGCTTCCACAGCTGGTTCCTGATGCCCAAGGCCGCCATCTGCGACCCCGAACTCACGCTCGGCCTGCCGCCCAAGCTCACCGCCGCCACAGGCATGGACGCCATCGCGCATTGCATGGAGACCTTCATGTCGGCCGCCTTCAACCCGCCGGCCGACGGCATCGGGCTCGACGGGCTGGAGCGCGCCTGGGGCCACATCGAGCGCGCCACCAGGGACGGCAGCGACCGCGAGGCGCGGCTGAACCTCATGAGCGCGTCGATGCAGGGCGCAATGGCTTTCCAGAAAGGGCTGGGCTGCGTGCATTCGCTGAGCCACAGCCTGGGCGGCGTCGATCCGCGCCTGCATCACGGCACGCTCAACGCCCTCTTCCTGCCGGCGGTGATCCACTTCAACGCGGGCGCCGATTCGGTGCGCAAGGAACAGCGCCTGCAGCGCATGGCGCAGGCCATGCACCTCGATTCGGCCGGCGACCTGGGCGACGCCATCCGCGACATGAACGCGCGCCTGGGCCTGCCCAAGGGCCTGGCCGAGGTGGGCGTGACGCCCGCGATGTTCGAGCAGATCATCGACGGCGCCATGGCCGACCACTGCCACAAGACCAACCCGCGCCTGGCCACGCGAGACGACTACAAAGCGATGCTCGAAGCCTCGATGTAA
- the mltG gene encoding endolytic transglycosylase MltG — protein MRSFFLTLFLLAALAVLALGGAGLWWVHQPLKLPAPSVDLSVEPGTTPRGIAQAVADTGVDVQPQLLYLWFRVSGQDRQMRAGSYELERGVTPKLLLNILVRGEEATRSLVLVEGWNIRQVRAALAKADQLKPESVGLTDEALMARLGKPGLHPEGRFFPDTYTYSKGSTDIALLQRAMRAMDKKLEAAWAARASDLPLKSADEALILASIVEKETGKANDRAEIAAVFTNRLRIGMPLQTDPTVIYGMGTAFDGNLRKKDLQTDTPWNTYTRGGLPPTPISMPGKAALLAAVQPAQSKSLYFVSRGDGTSQFSSSLDDHNRAVNRYQRGGGDPKPKANQ, from the coding sequence GTGCGCAGCTTCTTCCTCACGCTCTTCCTGCTCGCCGCCCTGGCCGTGCTCGCGCTCGGTGGGGCCGGTCTCTGGTGGGTGCACCAGCCGCTCAAGCTGCCCGCACCCAGTGTCGACCTGTCGGTCGAGCCCGGCACCACGCCGCGCGGCATCGCCCAGGCGGTGGCCGACACCGGCGTCGATGTGCAGCCGCAGCTGCTCTACCTCTGGTTCCGCGTGTCGGGACAAGACCGCCAGATGCGCGCCGGCAGCTACGAGCTGGAGCGAGGCGTCACGCCCAAGCTGCTGCTCAACATCCTGGTGCGCGGCGAGGAAGCCACGCGCAGCCTGGTGCTGGTCGAGGGCTGGAACATCCGCCAGGTCCGTGCCGCCCTGGCCAAGGCCGACCAATTGAAGCCCGAGAGCGTCGGCCTGACCGACGAGGCGCTCATGGCCAGGCTCGGCAAGCCCGGCCTGCACCCCGAGGGGCGCTTCTTTCCGGACACCTACACCTACTCGAAGGGCTCGACCGACATCGCCCTGCTGCAGCGCGCGATGCGGGCCATGGACAAGAAACTGGAAGCCGCCTGGGCCGCCCGCGCCTCCGACCTGCCGCTCAAGTCGGCTGACGAGGCTTTGATTCTGGCCAGCATTGTCGAAAAGGAGACAGGCAAGGCCAACGATCGCGCCGAGATCGCGGCGGTCTTCACCAACCGCCTGCGCATCGGCATGCCGCTGCAGACCGACCCGACCGTCATCTACGGCATGGGCACCGCCTTCGACGGCAACCTGCGCAAGAAAGACCTGCAGACCGACACGCCCTGGAACACCTACACCCGCGGCGGCCTGCCGCCCACGCCGATCTCCATGCCCGGCAAGGCCGCGCTGCTGGCTGCCGTGCAGCCGGCGCAAAGCAAATCGCTGTACTTCGTCTCGCGCGGCGACGGCACCAGCCAGTTCAGCAGCTCGCTCGACGACCACAACCGCGCGGTCAATCGCTACCAGCGCGGGGGCGGCGACCCCAAACCCAAGGCAAACCAATGA